A section of the Deinococcus taeanensis genome encodes:
- a CDS encoding S-ribosylhomocysteine lyase has translation MANVESFDLDHTKVKAPYVRLAGVKTTPRGDSISKYDLRLLQPNQGAIDPAAIHTLEHLLAGYLRDHLADVVDVSPMGCRTGMYMAVIGEPDEQGVLRAFEAALQDTAGHSQPIPGVSELECGNYRDHDLQAARQHARDALAQGLKVQETVLLQR, from the coding sequence ATGGCAAACGTCGAATCCTTCGATCTGGATCACACCAAGGTCAAAGCCCCCTACGTCCGGCTGGCCGGCGTGAAGACCACGCCGCGCGGCGACTCGATCAGCAAGTACGACCTGCGACTGCTGCAACCGAACCAGGGTGCCATTGACCCGGCGGCCATCCACACGCTGGAGCATCTGCTCGCCGGTTACCTGCGCGATCACCTTGCAGACGTGGTGGACGTCTCTCCAATGGGGTGCCGCACGGGCATGTACATGGCAGTCATTGGTGAGCCGGACGAACAGGGCGTGCTGCGCGCCTTCGAAGCGGCGTTACAGGACACTGCCGGTCACAGCCAGCCCATCCCGGGCGTCAGTGAACTGGAGTGCGGGAACTACCGCGACCATGACCTGCAGGCCGCGCGGCAACATGCACGGGACGCTCTGGCGCAGGGATTGAAGGTGCAGGAGACCGTTCTGCTTCAGCGCTGA
- a CDS encoding polyphosphate kinase 2 family protein: MNPDQYRMTPGRAAQLSDWNPRDDGGLSKDEGRALTAGLLADLADWQERLYAEGKQALLIVLQARDAGGKDGTVKHVIGAFNPNGVHIVNFKVPTEEERAHDFLWRVHAHTPRQGMIGVFNRSHYEDVLVTRVDHLIDESTAERQLKEIRHFEAILAGSGTRILKFYLHVSREEQRERLQARLDDPTKHWKFNPGDLKAREQWDEYTAAYESAFTTSTDEAPWYVIPADRKWFRDLLISRIVSDTLKDMKPEYPQMTFDPKSVEIK; encoded by the coding sequence ATGAACCCTGACCAGTACCGCATGACGCCCGGCCGGGCCGCGCAACTCAGCGACTGGAATCCCCGCGACGACGGCGGACTCAGCAAGGACGAAGGCCGCGCCCTGACCGCCGGACTCCTTGCGGACCTCGCCGACTGGCAGGAGCGCCTGTACGCTGAGGGAAAGCAGGCGCTCCTGATCGTCCTGCAGGCCCGTGATGCGGGTGGCAAGGACGGCACGGTAAAGCACGTAATTGGGGCGTTCAACCCGAACGGCGTCCACATCGTCAATTTCAAGGTGCCGACCGAAGAGGAACGTGCCCATGATTTTCTGTGGCGTGTTCACGCCCACACACCCCGGCAGGGCATGATTGGTGTCTTCAACCGGAGCCACTACGAGGACGTGCTGGTCACCCGTGTAGACCACCTGATCGACGAATCAACGGCAGAGCGGCAACTGAAAGAGATTCGTCACTTCGAGGCGATCCTGGCCGGCAGCGGCACCCGCATCCTGAAGTTTTACCTGCACGTCAGCCGCGAGGAGCAGCGCGAGCGGCTCCAGGCGCGCCTGGATGACCCGACCAAACACTGGAAGTTTAACCCCGGTGATCTGAAGGCCCGCGAGCAATGGGACGAATACACAGCGGCTTATGAGTCCGCATTCACCACCAGCACGGACGAGGCCCCCTGGTACGTCATTCCCGCAGACCGCAAATGGTTCCGCGACCTGCTGATCAGCCGGATTGTGTCAGACACGCTGAAAGACATGAAACCGGAGTATCCGCAGATGACCTTTGATCCGAAAAGCGTTGAAATCAAGTAG
- a CDS encoding pyruvate carboxyltransferase: protein MTLTPVPDAPAPNLYPEVFPPDAFPQVLWHPDERPATLPAQAWTTETTHRDGQQGGLPLTVADGLLLYDLMGRFTGRTGALRQAEFFVYRPADRAMLEGALDRWRSGHPVEPTTWIRATRRDASLVAGLGVRETGMLASASDYHTFHKFTPGGRAQAARTYLDAVQAVLDAGLRPRLHLEDATRAPQDFILPFVAAVQTLAAQYPQDQAPKFRVCDTMGVGLPLEGAAWPRSVPRLIRTLRAAGVPGELLEFHPHNDTHLVVANSLAAVLAGCAAINGTLLGKGERTGNAPLEGVLLHLTGLGLTEQADFKVLNELNTLYDRLGQGVPAKYPLYGRDAHRTRAGIHADGLNKFWPMYAPFNVPVLLGRPLDLSLTKDSGVAGLIFLIRQHTGTELPKTHPDLLALHEALSAEFDAGRQTAVEWEEIAERALKLSAGHEVVRSGP, encoded by the coding sequence ATGACCCTCACACCTGTCCCCGACGCCCCGGCACCCAACCTCTACCCGGAGGTCTTTCCACCTGACGCCTTCCCGCAGGTGCTGTGGCACCCCGACGAACGACCGGCCACCCTCCCTGCACAGGCCTGGACCACAGAAACCACCCACCGCGACGGCCAGCAGGGCGGCCTTCCCCTCACCGTGGCCGATGGCCTCCTCCTCTACGACCTGATGGGCCGCTTCACCGGCCGGACCGGCGCGCTCCGCCAGGCAGAGTTCTTCGTGTACCGCCCCGCAGACCGCGCCATGCTCGAAGGGGCCCTGGACCGCTGGCGCAGCGGCCATCCGGTCGAACCCACCACCTGGATTCGCGCCACGCGCCGCGACGCCAGCCTGGTGGCCGGCCTGGGCGTCCGTGAAACGGGCATGCTCGCCAGTGCCAGTGATTACCACACCTTCCACAAGTTCACGCCCGGAGGTCGCGCGCAGGCCGCACGCACCTACCTCGACGCCGTACAGGCCGTTCTGGACGCCGGTCTGCGCCCGCGGCTGCACCTGGAAGATGCCACGCGGGCGCCGCAGGACTTCATCCTGCCGTTCGTGGCGGCCGTGCAGACCCTCGCCGCCCAGTACCCTCAGGATCAGGCCCCCAAGTTCCGGGTATGCGACACCATGGGCGTTGGTCTTCCCCTGGAGGGTGCAGCGTGGCCCCGGAGTGTTCCCCGCCTTATCCGGACCCTCCGGGCAGCCGGCGTGCCCGGCGAACTGCTGGAATTTCATCCCCACAACGACACGCATCTCGTCGTGGCGAACAGCCTCGCAGCCGTCCTGGCCGGCTGCGCCGCCATCAACGGCACCCTGCTCGGCAAGGGCGAACGCACAGGCAACGCCCCCCTGGAAGGCGTCCTGCTTCACCTCACCGGCCTGGGCCTGACAGAACAGGCGGACTTCAAGGTGCTGAACGAACTCAATACGCTGTACGACCGCCTGGGGCAGGGGGTACCGGCCAAGTACCCGCTGTACGGCCGCGACGCGCACCGCACCCGGGCCGGAATTCACGCGGACGGCCTGAACAAGTTCTGGCCCATGTACGCCCCGTTCAATGTGCCGGTCCTGCTGGGCCGCCCTCTCGACCTGTCTCTGACGAAGGACAGCGGCGTGGCTGGCCTGATCTTCCTGATCCGGCAGCACACCGGTACAGAGCTGCCTAAAACGCACCCGGACCTCCTGGCGCTGCATGAAGCCCTGAGTGCCGAGTTCGACGCAGGCCGGCAGACGGCAGTGGAGTGGGAAGAAATCGCTGAACGAGCCCTCAAGCTGAGCGCTGGGCACGAGGTGGTACGCTCCGGACCATGA
- a CDS encoding citrate synthase family protein, translating to MTVPLTTTQACEQLGVKPATLYAYVSRGLVRSVPGPPGTRERRYHAQDIEALRERQATRRDPQGAVQGSLDWGPPILDSALTRIADGALAYRGQEVTALAVRSSVEEVAALLWTGDPGGAPPLPLRARLNLGRQPRADGPLEALAYALTYAGAHDAATLDTREGTLPRQAARVLNLLYATVERHAGQVPAPDLPLHARLARAWGQPDSADLLRRALILLADHELNVSAFAARVTASSGANLAHSTLAALSALQGPRHGLSALSAHDLLRTARDGDPRGALAGAARRVGHVPGFGHRLYPNGDPRAAALLTALQRTWPEHAAVQATRAVVQSQQEETGEQPNVDLALAALTLTLNRPAEDVVTLFAVARTAGWLAHALETRLSGQFIRPRARYVGP from the coding sequence ATGACCGTCCCCCTTACCACCACCCAGGCCTGCGAGCAGTTGGGAGTGAAGCCCGCCACGCTGTACGCCTACGTGTCCCGCGGTCTTGTCCGCAGCGTCCCCGGCCCGCCGGGAACGCGGGAACGCCGCTACCACGCGCAGGATATTGAGGCTCTGCGCGAGCGGCAGGCCACCCGCCGGGATCCTCAGGGCGCGGTGCAGGGCAGCCTGGACTGGGGCCCCCCGATCCTCGACAGCGCCCTGACCCGGATTGCGGACGGCGCACTCGCCTACCGTGGACAGGAGGTTACGGCATTAGCCGTCAGGTCCAGTGTGGAGGAGGTGGCGGCTCTCCTGTGGACCGGTGACCCTGGTGGAGCGCCGCCTCTGCCCCTGCGCGCGCGCCTGAACCTGGGGCGACAGCCGCGTGCGGACGGGCCTCTGGAAGCCCTGGCGTACGCGCTGACCTACGCCGGGGCCCACGACGCGGCCACACTCGACACCCGCGAGGGAACGCTGCCGCGGCAGGCTGCGCGGGTCCTGAACCTTCTGTATGCCACCGTGGAGCGTCACGCCGGACAGGTGCCCGCGCCGGATCTACCTCTGCACGCGCGGCTGGCCCGCGCCTGGGGTCAGCCGGACAGTGCGGACCTGCTGCGCCGCGCCCTGATCCTGCTGGCCGATCATGAACTGAACGTCAGTGCCTTCGCGGCCCGCGTGACCGCCAGCAGCGGCGCGAACCTGGCGCACAGCACCCTCGCCGCCCTGAGCGCGTTGCAGGGGCCACGGCACGGCCTGAGTGCCCTCAGCGCCCATGATCTGCTGCGCACCGCCCGGGACGGCGACCCCCGCGGAGCGCTGGCGGGCGCGGCCCGCCGGGTCGGCCACGTGCCGGGCTTCGGGCACCGCCTGTACCCGAACGGCGACCCGCGCGCCGCCGCCCTGCTCACAGCGCTGCAGCGCACCTGGCCGGAGCACGCCGCCGTGCAGGCCACCCGGGCAGTCGTGCAGTCGCAGCAGGAGGAGACCGGCGAGCAGCCGAACGTGGACCTGGCCCTGGCCGCGCTGACCCTCACGCTGAACCGCCCGGCGGAGGACGTAGTGACGCTGTTCGCCGTGGCCCGGACGGCTGGCTGGCTGGCGCACGCGCTGGAGACGCGCCTGAGTGGGCAGTTCATCCGGCCCCGGGCGAGGTATGTCGGTCCCTGA
- a CDS encoding MFS transporter has protein sequence MHHPRSPAESARRAVSLIFLINGTLFATWAVNIPGVRDHLNLSEAQIGTALLAVGLGSLCTMPLTGAWTARFGSHRVTHTVTVACMLALLLPLFAPDFLTLILSLAVLGALNGCMDVAMNAQGVTVEQRLARPVMSRLHAYFSLGGMLGAGLGTLLVGRVPMSTHALLIASLTALTGLLAGRALLPDQTAPTARTGSQPRRAPLSAAAALLGALCFLGMLAEGANYDWAALYFRDVLDTPGGAATLGYAAFVTTMTLGRWFGDRLRTRLGDETIVRAGALLTALGLGLALLTRMPLLAAAGFALSGLGLSNVVPVMYGVAGHALAGRGIAQVATIGYGGFLLGPPVIGFVAEHVGLPAALGLALVSAALVAVLGGRAFALIRTRMPAQPAA, from the coding sequence ATGCACCACCCCCGGTCCCCAGCCGAGTCCGCCCGCCGAGCCGTCAGCCTGATCTTCCTGATCAACGGCACCCTGTTTGCCACCTGGGCCGTGAACATTCCCGGTGTCCGCGACCACCTGAACCTCAGCGAGGCGCAGATCGGAACAGCCCTGCTGGCCGTGGGCCTCGGGAGCCTCTGCACCATGCCCCTGACCGGCGCCTGGACCGCCCGGTTCGGCAGTCACCGCGTCACGCACACCGTCACGGTCGCGTGCATGCTCGCCCTGCTGCTGCCCCTGTTCGCGCCAGACTTCCTGACCCTGATCCTCAGCCTGGCGGTGCTGGGCGCCCTGAACGGCTGCATGGACGTCGCCATGAACGCCCAGGGCGTCACGGTCGAGCAGCGCCTGGCCCGCCCGGTCATGAGCCGCCTGCACGCGTACTTCAGCCTGGGCGGCATGCTGGGCGCCGGCCTGGGCACCCTGCTCGTGGGCCGCGTGCCCATGAGCACCCACGCCCTGCTGATCGCCAGCCTGACGGCCCTCACCGGCCTCCTCGCGGGCCGGGCCCTGCTGCCCGACCAGACGGCCCCCACCGCCAGAACCGGCAGCCAGCCGCGCCGCGCGCCGCTCAGCGCCGCAGCTGCGCTGCTGGGTGCGCTGTGCTTCCTGGGCATGCTGGCCGAGGGCGCCAACTACGACTGGGCCGCCCTGTATTTCCGGGACGTGCTGGACACCCCCGGCGGCGCCGCCACGCTGGGCTACGCCGCCTTCGTCACCACCATGACCCTGGGCCGCTGGTTTGGCGACCGGCTGCGCACCCGCCTGGGTGACGAAACCATCGTGCGGGCCGGCGCGCTGCTTACCGCGCTGGGGCTGGGCCTGGCCCTGCTGACCCGCATGCCCCTCCTGGCTGCGGCTGGGTTCGCTCTGTCCGGACTGGGCCTGAGCAACGTTGTCCCCGTGATGTACGGCGTGGCCGGGCACGCCCTGGCCGGGCGCGGCATTGCCCAGGTGGCCACCATCGGTTACGGCGGATTTCTGCTGGGTCCGCCCGTAATCGGCTTTGTGGCGGAGCACGTGGGCCTGCCGGCCGCGCTGGGCCTTGCCCTGGTATCAGCCGCGCTGGTCGCGGTCCTGGGCGGCCGGGCGTTTGCCCTCATCCGCACCCGGATGCCCGCCCAACCCGCCGCCTGA
- a CDS encoding LacI family DNA-binding transcriptional regulator: MPPATPAPPGTRPPGRPTLRDVARALGVSVATVSNAYNRPDQLSEELRERILQTARDLGYHGPDPLARSLRRGRTGVLGVVYDAPLEYAFADPAAALFLGSVTRAVQDDHLNVLLLASPHGPGADPTGPVRSASVDGFIVYCAAEGSALLQAVLDRHLPTVLVDQAPHPGTVTVDIDDAGGAQQAARHLLDLGHRQIGVLCLELNATRHAGPVTPAREAQLSYRTTAERLRGYRAAAAAVPGATLHPTEVEQNTPQEGERRALDLLAAYPDLTALLCMSDVLAQGALRAAAQLGRRVPEDLSVIGYDDLPSSSPLNLTTVWQPTPDKGAGVGHAILALLRGETPPALTLPTRLITRGTTAPPSARSLTPPCT; encoded by the coding sequence ATGCCCCCCGCCACCCCCGCACCGCCCGGGACCCGACCCCCCGGCCGCCCCACGCTGCGGGACGTGGCCCGCGCCCTGGGCGTCAGTGTCGCCACCGTCAGTAACGCCTACAACCGCCCCGACCAGCTCAGCGAGGAGCTGCGCGAACGCATCCTGCAGACCGCCCGTGACCTGGGCTATCACGGCCCCGACCCCCTGGCCCGCAGCCTGCGCCGTGGCCGCACCGGCGTTCTCGGGGTCGTGTACGACGCGCCCCTCGAGTACGCCTTCGCGGACCCTGCCGCCGCCCTGTTTCTCGGCAGCGTCACCCGCGCCGTGCAGGACGACCACCTGAACGTCCTGCTGCTCGCCAGCCCCCACGGACCAGGCGCCGACCCCACCGGCCCCGTCCGCAGCGCCAGCGTCGACGGTTTCATCGTGTACTGCGCCGCAGAAGGCAGCGCCCTGCTGCAGGCCGTACTGGACCGGCACCTGCCCACCGTCCTCGTCGATCAGGCCCCCCATCCCGGCACGGTCACTGTGGACATCGACGACGCCGGCGGCGCCCAGCAGGCCGCCCGGCACCTGCTCGACCTCGGGCACCGCCAGATCGGCGTGCTGTGCCTGGAACTGAACGCCACCCGCCACGCCGGACCGGTCACGCCCGCGCGCGAAGCGCAGCTGAGCTACCGCACGACCGCCGAACGCCTGCGCGGGTACCGCGCCGCCGCTGCCGCCGTGCCCGGCGCCACGCTGCACCCCACGGAAGTGGAGCAGAACACCCCACAGGAAGGCGAACGCCGCGCGCTGGACCTGCTGGCGGCCTACCCGGACCTCACGGCCCTGCTGTGCATGAGTGACGTTCTTGCCCAGGGGGCCCTGCGCGCCGCAGCGCAGCTGGGCCGCCGCGTCCCCGAGGACCTGAGCGTCATCGGGTACGACGACCTGCCCAGCAGCAGCCCACTGAACCTCACGACGGTCTGGCAGCCCACCCCCGACAAGGGCGCCGGCGTGGGGCACGCCATCCTGGCGTTGCTGCGCGGCGAGACCCCCCCCGCCCTGACGCTGCCCACGCGGCTGATTACGCGCGGCACGACGGCGCCCCCTTCCGCCCGCTCGCTCACCCCTCCCTGCACCTGA
- the galE gene encoding UDP-glucose 4-epimerase GalE, whose protein sequence is MKILVVGGAGYIGSHTVRQLRRSGHDVVVFDNLSSGHAEALPGDVQLVRADLLDDGAVRTALHAHQPDAVIHFAALIEVGESMRAPARYYRNNVVGSLNLLQAIVDTRKIPVVFSSTAAVYGTTDLVPIPETATMQPESVYGETKLMTERMIHAFHTGHGLPYTILRYFNVCGAAPEGDIGEAHASKSHLIELAALTALGQREKMFIFGDDYPTPDGTCIRDYVHVQDLADAHVLAVEALLRGERADGTFNVGLGHGFSVKEVLDTVDEVVGTPLNRELAPRRAGDPPRLVADATRIREELGFKPNFTDLRDIVQSAWNWHRTHPHDFKR, encoded by the coding sequence ATGAAGATTCTGGTGGTGGGCGGGGCAGGGTACATCGGTTCTCACACCGTGCGGCAGTTGCGCCGCAGCGGGCACGACGTGGTGGTTTTCGACAACCTGTCCAGCGGCCACGCCGAGGCGCTCCCGGGGGACGTCCAGCTCGTCCGCGCGGACCTGCTCGATGACGGGGCCGTGCGCACCGCGCTGCACGCTCACCAGCCGGACGCCGTCATTCACTTTGCCGCCCTGATCGAGGTCGGCGAGAGCATGCGCGCCCCGGCCCGCTATTACCGCAACAACGTCGTGGGCAGCCTGAATCTCCTGCAGGCCATCGTCGACACCCGGAAGATCCCCGTGGTGTTCAGCTCCACGGCCGCCGTGTACGGCACCACCGACCTCGTGCCCATCCCCGAGACGGCCACCATGCAACCCGAAAGTGTGTACGGCGAGACGAAACTCATGACCGAACGTATGATTCACGCGTTCCATACCGGGCACGGCCTGCCCTACACCATCCTGCGGTACTTCAACGTGTGCGGCGCCGCCCCCGAAGGCGACATTGGCGAAGCGCACGCCAGCAAATCCCACCTGATTGAACTGGCTGCCCTGACCGCCCTGGGCCAGCGGGAGAAGATGTTCATCTTCGGCGACGACTACCCCACCCCCGACGGCACCTGCATCCGGGATTACGTGCACGTGCAGGACCTCGCCGACGCGCACGTCCTGGCTGTTGAAGCCCTGCTCAGGGGCGAGCGGGCCGACGGCACCTTCAACGTGGGTCTGGGCCACGGTTTCAGCGTCAAGGAGGTACTGGACACCGTGGACGAGGTGGTCGGTACGCCCCTGAACCGCGAACTCGCCCCCCGGCGCGCCGGCGACCCCCCCCGGCTCGTGGCCGACGCCACCCGCATCCGGGAGGAACTGGGGTTCAAGCCGAACTTCACGGACCTGCGCGACATCGTGCAGAGCGCCTGGAACTGGCACCGCACCCACCCACACGACTTCAAACGGTGA
- a CDS encoding M20/M25/M40 family metallo-hydrolase, giving the protein MTLNPTADLSAHVQRGLDDLKALVALQSVSAQGRMLGETAAAVTALLEAEGFTVRAFPGQVAPVLVAEAGEGPFTLLIYNHYDVQPEDPVDLWATPPFELTERDGRLYGRGASDDKGEFISRLAGLRVLKEQRGGRLPLRVKWLIEGEEEVGSPSLEAFIAGHAAELSADGVWWEFGSITPEGRPVLYAGLKGIVCLELRCRVAASDLHSSNGAVVDNPLWRLAAAVASLRGPDGTVLIPGFHDDVRPSSAADQAAIEALPGQGETLRETYEVTRPLGDPGEYHTRLNLKPVVNVNGFHGGYEGEGSKTVLPAEGMVKLDFRLVPDQDPARVVQLLRAHLDAQDFRDIEIIELESHQHPARSDLNHAFVQTAVRVAGAVHGVAPILNPSSGGSGPMYPFMQHVGAPVIALGIGNIGGRVHAPNENILRRDFENGVRFTAAFLAELADGQRSA; this is encoded by the coding sequence ATGACCCTCAATCCCACCGCTGACCTCAGCGCGCACGTCCAGCGTGGCCTGGATGATCTCAAAGCCCTCGTTGCCCTTCAGAGCGTGTCTGCGCAGGGGCGCATGCTGGGCGAAACAGCCGCTGCCGTCACGGCCCTGCTGGAGGCCGAGGGCTTCACGGTTCGTGCCTTCCCTGGTCAGGTCGCTCCGGTCCTGGTCGCCGAGGCGGGCGAGGGTCCCTTCACGCTGCTGATCTACAACCACTACGACGTGCAGCCGGAAGATCCCGTGGACCTCTGGGCCACGCCGCCCTTCGAGCTGACGGAGCGTGACGGCCGCCTGTACGGACGCGGTGCCAGCGACGACAAGGGCGAATTCATCTCCCGCCTGGCTGGCCTGCGCGTCCTGAAGGAGCAGCGGGGCGGGCGCCTGCCCCTGCGCGTCAAATGGCTGATTGAGGGGGAAGAGGAGGTCGGCAGTCCGAGCCTGGAAGCGTTTATTGCCGGGCACGCCGCTGAGCTGAGCGCCGACGGCGTGTGGTGGGAGTTCGGAAGTATCACGCCGGAGGGCCGCCCGGTGCTGTACGCCGGGCTCAAAGGCATCGTGTGCCTGGAACTGCGTTGCCGCGTGGCGGCCAGCGACCTGCATTCCTCAAACGGTGCCGTGGTGGACAACCCGCTGTGGCGCCTCGCGGCAGCGGTCGCTTCGCTGCGCGGTCCGGATGGCACCGTCCTGATCCCCGGTTTCCATGACGACGTGCGCCCCTCCAGCGCTGCGGATCAGGCGGCCATCGAGGCGCTTCCCGGTCAGGGGGAGACGCTGCGCGAGACGTACGAGGTCACCCGGCCCCTGGGTGACCCGGGTGAGTACCACACGCGGCTGAACCTCAAGCCGGTGGTGAACGTCAACGGCTTCCACGGCGGGTATGAAGGCGAGGGCAGCAAAACGGTCCTTCCGGCCGAAGGCATGGTGAAACTCGACTTCCGGCTCGTGCCGGATCAGGATCCTGCTCGGGTCGTGCAGCTGCTGCGCGCCCATCTGGACGCGCAGGACTTCCGTGACATCGAGATCATCGAACTGGAAAGCCATCAGCATCCTGCCCGCAGCGACCTGAACCACGCTTTCGTGCAGACGGCTGTGCGCGTGGCCGGGGCCGTGCACGGGGTGGCCCCCATCCTGAACCCCAGCAGCGGCGGCAGCGGCCCCATGTACCCGTTCATGCAGCATGTGGGTGCGCCTGTCATTGCCCTGGGCATCGGGAATATCGGGGGGCGCGTGCACGCCCCGAACGAGAACATCCTGCGCCGTGACTTTGAGAATGGCGTGCGCTTCACCGCTGCGTTCCTCGCTGAGCTCGCCGACGGCCAGAGGAGCGCGTAG
- a CDS encoding SDR family oxidoreductase — MANLGSSTIMLTGAGGALATAIAQELDDAGAQMVLVGRGESLERAADRFPATEVLDLDLRDPASVEALRKVKVDTLIHTVGAFAVQDAQKAADDDYRAMFDTNMLTLFHAVQGVLPHMLRQKDGLIMGVSAGQAARLSGPKAALYTASKAALSAYVLSLHDELKGKGVRGMVLYPMGAIDTPSNRDAGLGWDTMIDPRGLAKSVAHALTRPDRAHITEIKVYPDA, encoded by the coding sequence ATGGCGAACCTCGGCTCCTCCACGATCATGCTCACAGGCGCAGGCGGCGCGCTGGCCACCGCCATCGCGCAGGAACTCGACGACGCCGGCGCGCAGATGGTGCTCGTCGGCCGCGGCGAGAGCCTGGAACGCGCCGCAGACCGCTTTCCCGCCACCGAAGTTCTGGACCTGGACCTGCGCGACCCGGCGAGCGTTGAGGCGCTGCGCAAGGTGAAGGTGGACACCCTGATTCACACGGTCGGCGCCTTTGCGGTGCAGGACGCACAGAAAGCCGCGGACGACGACTACCGGGCGATGTTCGACACGAACATGCTGACCCTGTTTCACGCGGTGCAGGGCGTGCTGCCGCACATGCTGCGGCAGAAAGACGGCCTGATCATGGGGGTCAGCGCCGGGCAGGCCGCGCGCCTGAGCGGCCCGAAAGCGGCGCTGTACACCGCGAGCAAGGCGGCCCTGTCCGCGTACGTCCTGAGCCTGCACGACGAACTGAAGGGCAAGGGCGTGCGCGGCATGGTCCTGTACCCCATGGGCGCCATCGACACCCCCAGCAACCGCGACGCCGGCCTGGGCTGGGACACCATGATCGACCCGCGCGGTCTGGCAAAGAGCGTGGCGCACGCCCTGACCCGGCCGGACCGGGCGCACATCACGGAGATCAAGGTCTACCCCGACGCCTGA
- a CDS encoding M24 family metallopeptidase: MTSPITRMQQALAATTLDGWLVYDFQGLNPHARTVLSLPRAAFLTRRFFVWVPRDGQAVVLHNHIEGGTWGEMTRHWNAERRAFGSHAELDAALRSVVQGRTLAMEYSPNGAVPYVSRVDAGTIERVRAAGAAAIHTSADLLQAFLTWSADDLAAHERAVAVLMQAKDDAFRLIHERLQAGQPVTELDAQAVIMRQIEAAGMQAGHAVNVSFGVNAADSHYEPSPERHATLKSGECVLIDLWAQEPGRPFADVTWVGFAGQPGAAYLSAWAAVVAARDAALRTLQDGYARGGWGQVQGWMPDRAAREAMGPEWAPFFLHRTGHDLGVQIHGAGANLDDYETRDTRTLTPGLAVTIEPGTYPAAQGFGIRSEIDVYLDPHTGPRVTPDTQRAPFILGEGDWAAVRAGAYGETLRP, from the coding sequence ATGACCTCCCCGATCACGCGCATGCAGCAGGCCCTCGCCGCCACCACCCTGGACGGCTGGCTGGTGTACGACTTCCAGGGCCTGAACCCGCACGCCCGCACGGTCCTGAGCCTGCCGCGCGCTGCGTTCCTGACGCGGCGTTTCTTCGTGTGGGTGCCGCGCGACGGGCAGGCTGTCGTGCTGCACAACCACATTGAGGGTGGCACGTGGGGCGAGATGACCCGCCACTGGAACGCCGAACGCCGGGCGTTCGGGTCGCACGCCGAACTGGACGCCGCGCTGCGCAGCGTGGTGCAGGGGCGCACGCTGGCCATGGAGTACAGCCCGAACGGCGCGGTGCCGTACGTGAGCCGCGTGGATGCCGGCACCATCGAGCGCGTCCGGGCCGCGGGAGCCGCCGCCATTCACACCAGTGCCGACCTGCTTCAAGCTTTCCTCACGTGGAGCGCGGACGATCTCGCCGCGCACGAGCGGGCCGTGGCGGTTCTGATGCAGGCCAAGGACGACGCCTTCCGCCTGATTCACGAGCGCCTGCAGGCCGGTCAGCCCGTCACGGAGCTCGACGCGCAGGCCGTGATCATGCGGCAGATCGAGGCCGCCGGGATGCAGGCTGGACACGCCGTGAACGTGTCGTTCGGCGTGAACGCCGCTGACAGTCATTACGAACCCAGCCCGGAACGCCACGCCACGCTGAAGAGCGGCGAGTGCGTGCTGATTGACCTGTGGGCGCAGGAACCGGGCCGGCCGTTCGCGGACGTCACCTGGGTGGGTTTCGCCGGTCAGCCGGGCGCGGCGTACCTGAGTGCCTGGGCAGCTGTGGTCGCCGCGCGGGACGCGGCGCTGCGCACCTTACAGGACGGGTACGCGCGCGGCGGCTGGGGGCAGGTGCAGGGATGGATGCCGGACCGCGCCGCACGCGAGGCGATGGGCCCGGAATGGGCGCCTTTTTTCCTGCACCGGACCGGCCATGATCTGGGCGTGCAGATTCACGGGGCCGGCGCGAACCTGGACGACTACGAGACGCGCGATACCCGGACCCTCACGCCGGGCCTGGCGGTGACCATTGAACCGGGCACGTACCCGGCGGCGCAGGGTTTCGGGATTCGCAGTGAGATTGACGTGTACCTCGACCCTCACACGGGACCGCGGGTGACGCCCGACACGCAGCGCGCCCCGTTCATCCTGGGCGAGGGTGACTGGGCGGCCGTGCGGGCCGGCGCGTACGGTGAGACGCTACGCCCATGA